The following coding sequences lie in one Bacteroides helcogenes P 36-108 genomic window:
- a CDS encoding DUF5686 and carboxypeptidase-like regulatory domain-containing protein: MKQRHITLIFFLLSLFASIGTSAQIKGVITDSLTHEPLMYITVQYEGKGVGAISNGKGEYQVEAHKGWDVLTFSAVGYITKKVKFAPGTKILNVKMMSDDVMLSEVVVKPKKEKYSRKNNPAVEFMKKVIDNKKALKLEENDYYQYQKYEKMKMSINDVTPDKMEKGIYKKFSFFKDQVEVSPKTDKMILPISIKETASKTIYRKSPKSEKTIIEGMNSTGIEEFFSTGDMLGTILTDVFSEINIYDDDIRLLQRRFVSPIGRGAISFYKYYLMDTLMVDKQECVHLTFVPQNPQDFGFTGHLYVVKDSTYAVKKCTMKLPKKTGVNFVENLDIVQQYEQLPDNNWVLTDDDMTVELAFVKGIQGLEVERTTKYTDYKFDEIEPRLFRLKGNVIKEANMLSKSDEYWAQVRQVPLTKKESTMDVFMNRIEQIPGFKYVIFGAKALIENFVETGSKKHPSKFDLGPINTMITSNYVNGTRFRLSGMTTGNLDPHWSFSGYGAYGTKDKKWFYSGEAAYSFNKREYVLWEFPKHYLAFKYTYDVMSPMDKYLATDKDNVFVGWKWTTVDQMSYMRDATLTYELETNAGFSIQAMARHRNDQPAGILQYWKNNGSVPGTWDDKNTLVHDITTTELGVTLRYAPGETFVNTKQRRVPVSLDAPIFSLSHTAGFKGVLGGEYNFNLTEASMRKRFWFGSWGKIDITARAGAQWNTVPFPLLNLPMANLSYITQHNESFNLINNMEFLNDRYASLALTYDMNGKLFNRIPLIKKLKWRETFRIRGLWGTLTDKNNPYKSDNSDLFLFPTRNGIPTSYVMGKTPYLEASIGIYNIFKLLHIEYVRRLTYTDIPGVKKDGIRFMILMIF; this comes from the coding sequence ATGAAGCAACGACATATTACCCTCATTTTTTTTCTGCTATCTTTGTTTGCCTCCATCGGCACATCTGCACAGATCAAAGGTGTTATTACAGACTCCCTTACCCATGAACCGTTGATGTACATCACCGTACAATATGAAGGCAAAGGGGTAGGCGCAATATCCAACGGAAAAGGAGAATACCAGGTCGAAGCACATAAAGGTTGGGATGTCCTGACCTTTTCAGCCGTAGGCTATATTACCAAAAAAGTAAAATTCGCTCCGGGAACCAAAATCTTGAATGTAAAGATGATGTCGGACGATGTCATGCTGTCTGAAGTCGTAGTGAAGCCCAAGAAAGAGAAATACTCCCGAAAAAACAATCCAGCCGTAGAGTTCATGAAGAAGGTTATCGATAACAAGAAGGCCCTGAAGCTGGAAGAAAACGACTATTACCAATACCAGAAGTATGAAAAAATGAAGATGTCCATCAATGATGTCACACCGGATAAGATGGAAAAAGGAATCTACAAGAAATTTTCATTCTTCAAAGACCAAGTGGAGGTTTCACCCAAAACCGACAAGATGATCCTTCCTATCTCCATCAAGGAGACAGCATCCAAGACCATCTATCGCAAAAGCCCCAAGAGCGAAAAGACAATCATCGAAGGCATGAATTCCACCGGCATCGAAGAGTTCTTCAGTACCGGAGATATGCTGGGAACCATCCTGACAGATGTGTTTTCTGAAATTAATATTTACGATGATGATATCCGGCTGCTGCAACGACGCTTTGTCAGCCCCATCGGACGCGGAGCCATCAGTTTCTATAAATACTACCTGATGGACACCCTGATGGTGGATAAGCAAGAATGCGTGCACCTTACCTTCGTTCCGCAGAATCCACAAGACTTCGGATTTACAGGACACCTCTATGTTGTGAAAGATTCTACATACGCCGTAAAGAAGTGTACCATGAAATTACCTAAAAAGACAGGAGTTAATTTCGTGGAAAACCTTGACATCGTACAGCAGTATGAACAACTTCCCGACAACAACTGGGTGCTGACCGATGACGACATGACCGTTGAACTTGCTTTCGTAAAAGGTATTCAGGGATTGGAAGTAGAACGCACCACTAAATACACCGACTACAAATTCGATGAAATAGAGCCCCGGCTTTTCCGCCTGAAAGGGAATGTCATCAAGGAAGCTAATATGCTATCTAAAAGCGATGAATATTGGGCACAAGTGCGCCAAGTGCCACTCACCAAGAAAGAGAGTACTATGGACGTGTTCATGAACCGCATCGAACAGATACCAGGCTTCAAATATGTCATCTTCGGAGCAAAAGCCCTGATCGAGAATTTTGTGGAAACAGGCAGCAAGAAACATCCCAGTAAGTTTGACCTCGGACCTATCAATACAATGATTACCAGTAACTACGTAAACGGTACACGCTTCCGCTTAAGCGGCATGACTACCGGCAACCTCGACCCGCATTGGAGTTTCAGCGGCTATGGGGCATACGGAACGAAAGACAAAAAATGGTTCTACTCCGGTGAAGCAGCCTACTCTTTCAACAAGCGCGAATATGTATTGTGGGAGTTTCCGAAACATTACCTTGCTTTCAAATATACCTACGATGTGATGTCGCCCATGGACAAGTATCTCGCAACGGACAAAGACAACGTATTTGTGGGCTGGAAGTGGACCACAGTTGACCAAATGTCGTACATGCGCGACGCTACCCTGACCTACGAACTGGAAACCAATGCAGGATTCTCCATCCAGGCCATGGCACGCCATCGCAATGACCAGCCTGCAGGTATCCTGCAATACTGGAAGAACAACGGCAGCGTTCCTGGCACATGGGATGACAAGAACACATTGGTACACGATATTACCACGACCGAATTGGGAGTAACCCTGCGTTACGCTCCCGGCGAAACTTTCGTCAACACCAAGCAGCGCCGTGTTCCCGTATCACTGGACGCGCCGATATTCAGCCTTTCTCATACAGCAGGCTTCAAGGGAGTTTTGGGAGGCGAATATAACTTCAATCTAACGGAAGCCAGCATGCGCAAGCGTTTTTGGTTCGGCTCATGGGGTAAAATAGATATCACAGCCCGTGCCGGCGCCCAATGGAACACCGTTCCGTTCCCCCTGCTGAACCTGCCCATGGCAAACCTTTCATATATCACGCAGCATAATGAATCCTTCAACCTCATCAACAATATGGAGTTCCTGAACGACCGTTATGCCTCACTCGCCCTGACGTATGACATGAATGGCAAATTGTTCAACCGTATTCCCCTTATCAAGAAGTTAAAATGGCGTGAAACATTCCGCATCCGTGGACTTTGGGGTACATTGACCGACAAGAACAATCCGTACAAGAGCGACAACTCCGATTTGTTCCTTTTCCCCACACGCAATGGCATACCTACCAGCTACGTGATGGGCAAAACCCCTTATCTTGAAGCAAGTATAGGTATCTATAATATATTCAAATTACTGCATATTGAATATGTGCGCCGACTGACCTACACCGACATACCGGGAGTAAAGAAAGACGGCATACGATTTATGATATTAATGATATTTTAA
- a CDS encoding D-2-hydroxyacid dehydrogenase, with protein MKIVVLDGYAANPGDLCWDELQALGECSIYDRTSPEEILERAAGAEILLTNKTVLTAEHMAVLPELKYIGVLATGYNIVDTAAAKERGIVVTNIPAYSTDSVAQMVFAHILNIAQQVQHHSEEVHKGRWTASKDFCFRDTPLIELRGKKLGIVGLGHTGYTTARIAIGFGMQICAFTSKTNFQLPPEIRKMELDELFRECDIISLHCPLTDSTRELVNAERLKMMKPSAILINTGRGPLVNEQDLADALNNHIIYAAGLDVLSQEPPRADNPLLTAQNCYITPHIAWASTAARERLMQIMLENIKAYIAGKPVNVVK; from the coding sequence ATGAAAATAGTAGTATTAGACGGCTACGCCGCCAATCCCGGTGACCTTTGCTGGGACGAACTGCAAGCGTTGGGAGAATGTTCCATCTATGACCGCACCTCCCCCGAAGAAATACTGGAGCGCGCAGCAGGTGCAGAAATCCTGCTGACCAACAAGACAGTCCTTACAGCCGAGCACATGGCTGTTCTGCCCGAACTGAAATATATCGGCGTACTTGCCACCGGATATAACATCGTTGATACTGCGGCAGCCAAAGAACGCGGCATTGTGGTAACCAATATTCCGGCTTACAGCACAGACTCCGTTGCACAGATGGTCTTTGCACACATCCTCAACATCGCCCAGCAAGTGCAACACCACTCCGAAGAAGTGCATAAAGGACGTTGGACGGCCAGCAAAGACTTCTGTTTCCGAGACACGCCGCTTATCGAACTTCGCGGCAAGAAGCTCGGTATTGTGGGTCTGGGGCACACCGGTTACACCACCGCCCGCATTGCCATCGGCTTCGGAATGCAAATATGCGCCTTCACTTCAAAGACAAACTTCCAGCTCCCTCCCGAAATCCGAAAGATGGAACTGGACGAACTTTTCCGCGAATGCGACATCATCAGCCTGCACTGCCCCCTCACCGACTCCACCCGCGAACTGGTGAATGCCGAACGGCTGAAAATGATGAAACCTTCCGCTATCCTTATCAATACCGGACGCGGCCCGCTTGTCAACGAACAAGACCTCGCCGATGCCCTGAACAACCACATCATCTATGCTGCCGGACTGGATGTGCTTTCTCAAGAACCTCCCCGCGCCGACAATCCTCTGCTCACAGCCCAAAACTGCTACATCACCCCGCACATAGCCTGGGCAAGTACCGCGGCCCGCGAGCGTCTGATGCAGATTATGCTGGAAAACATCAAAGCCTACATAGCAGGAAAGCCGGTAAACGTAGTAAAATAA
- a CDS encoding endonuclease/exonuclease/phosphatase family protein, with translation MGKSAVKGLFYICLTAATFVLASVTIVAGFSGNVDPANSVVMPLLGLAVPVLLIVNLIVALCWALARKCWAVVPLVAICCNWTYLSSVIQLNGSKEKIPGGKYLKIATYNVQDFGYEVTGYSCKEIARFMEREGVDVLCFQEFDDNEDFPMDSIRRALSHWPYALIPNDDSIRGVLPMAVFSRYPLSGHRFITYQGSANCSMMCDIALGTDTIRLLNNHLQTTSVSQKRRKWEREMKADDTRREVHAAKDAAYTLHENFVKRTEQTYIISYYAKHSPYPVLVCGDFNSLPSSHTYYHLREFLKDGFRTAGHGYMHTYRYGKGLLRIDYIFHSPTLEGIDYYSPDLDLCSDHNPVIMEVGY, from the coding sequence ATGGGAAAATCTGCTGTCAAAGGACTATTCTATATCTGCCTGACGGCCGCTACCTTTGTGCTGGCGTCTGTCACCATCGTTGCCGGGTTTTCGGGAAACGTAGATCCCGCAAACTCTGTCGTCATGCCATTGCTGGGGCTGGCCGTACCGGTACTGTTAATCGTCAACCTGATTGTCGCGCTATGCTGGGCACTTGCACGCAAATGCTGGGCTGTGGTTCCACTCGTGGCGATATGCTGCAACTGGACGTATCTGAGCTCCGTCATCCAACTGAACGGCAGCAAGGAGAAAATCCCCGGCGGCAAGTACCTGAAAATAGCTACCTATAACGTGCAGGACTTTGGCTACGAAGTGACCGGCTACTCTTGCAAGGAGATAGCCCGCTTCATGGAACGGGAGGGCGTGGATGTGCTTTGCTTCCAAGAATTTGACGACAACGAGGACTTCCCGATGGACAGCATCCGCCGAGCATTGTCACATTGGCCTTATGCACTCATCCCCAATGACGATTCCATCCGTGGCGTGCTTCCCATGGCCGTGTTCAGCCGTTATCCCCTGTCGGGACACCGCTTCATCACTTACCAAGGCAGCGCCAATTGCAGCATGATGTGCGACATCGCTTTGGGAACAGACACCATCCGCCTGCTCAACAACCATTTGCAGACCACCAGTGTCAGCCAAAAACGCCGCAAGTGGGAACGGGAGATGAAGGCAGACGACACCCGCCGCGAAGTGCATGCTGCAAAAGACGCCGCATATACCCTGCACGAGAACTTCGTGAAACGTACGGAGCAGACCTACATTATCAGCTACTACGCCAAGCACAGTCCCTACCCCGTATTGGTATGCGGTGACTTCAACTCACTGCCTTCCTCACACACCTACTATCATCTGCGTGAATTTCTGAAAGACGGTTTCCGCACAGCCGGGCACGGCTACATGCATACATACCGCTACGGCAAAGGACTGCTGCGCATCGACTACATCTTTCACTCGCCCACGCTGGAAGGCATCGACTACTATTCACCCGATCTGGATCTATGCAGCGACCACAATCCGGTGATTATGGAAGTGGGATATTGA
- a CDS encoding replication-associated recombination protein A, with product MAPLAERLRPKTLEEYIGQKHLVGPGAVLRKMIDAGRISSFILWGPPGVGKTTLAQIIANKLDTPFYTLSAVTSGVKDVRDVIERAKGNRFFSQASPILFIDEIHRFSKSQQDSLLGAVEQGTVTLIGATTENPSFEVIRPLLSRCQLYVLKSLEKDDLLELLQRAVTTDAVLRERKIELKETTAMLRFSGGDARKLLNILELVVESEADDPVVITDEMVTERLQQNPLAYDKDGEMHYDIISAFIKSIRGSDPDGAIYWLARMVEGGEDPAFIARRLVISASEDIGLANPNAQLIANACFDTLMKVGWPEGRIPLAEATIYLATSPKSNSAYMAINQALELVRETGNLPVPLHLRNAPTKLMKQLGYGDNYKYAHDYPGNFVKQQFLPDELKNRRIWEPQANAAEQKHKERMQQLWGKERF from the coding sequence GTGGCTCCATTAGCAGAAAGGCTTCGGCCCAAGACATTAGAAGAGTACATCGGCCAAAAGCATTTGGTAGGACCGGGTGCTGTGCTGCGCAAGATGATTGATGCAGGACGCATTTCCTCATTCATTTTGTGGGGGCCTCCCGGAGTTGGAAAAACCACATTGGCACAAATCATAGCCAACAAACTCGACACGCCCTTCTATACACTCAGCGCCGTAACCAGTGGGGTGAAGGATGTACGCGATGTAATAGAGCGCGCCAAAGGCAACCGCTTCTTTTCACAGGCAAGCCCCATCCTATTCATTGATGAGATTCATCGCTTCAGCAAGTCACAGCAAGACTCACTGTTAGGAGCAGTAGAGCAAGGTACGGTGACTCTGATAGGCGCTACGACTGAAAATCCCTCCTTCGAAGTAATACGTCCCCTGCTTTCACGCTGCCAGCTCTACGTGCTGAAGTCATTGGAAAAAGACGATCTGCTGGAACTGCTGCAACGGGCCGTCACTACCGACGCCGTACTGAGAGAAAGAAAAATCGAACTGAAAGAAACCACCGCCATGCTCCGTTTCAGTGGCGGGGACGCGCGGAAGCTCTTAAATATACTCGAACTCGTAGTAGAGTCTGAAGCAGATGATCCGGTTGTCATTACAGACGAAATGGTAACCGAACGACTTCAGCAGAATCCCCTGGCATACGACAAGGACGGAGAAATGCACTATGACATCATCTCTGCTTTTATCAAGTCCATTCGCGGCAGTGATCCGGACGGAGCCATCTACTGGCTGGCACGCATGGTGGAAGGTGGTGAAGATCCTGCCTTCATAGCCCGCCGCCTTGTAATCTCGGCATCCGAAGACATCGGCCTGGCCAACCCCAATGCACAACTCATTGCCAATGCCTGTTTCGACACTCTCATGAAAGTGGGATGGCCCGAAGGACGCATCCCATTGGCGGAAGCCACCATCTACCTTGCCACAAGCCCCAAAAGCAATTCGGCCTACATGGCCATCAACCAGGCTCTGGAGCTTGTACGCGAAACCGGTAACCTGCCGGTTCCGTTGCATCTGCGCAATGCTCCCACCAAACTAATGAAACAGTTGGGCTACGGAGACAACTATAAATACGCCCATGACTATCCCGGTAATTTCGTCAAGCAGCAATTCTTGCCCGACGAACTGAAAAACCGCCGCATCTGGGAACCTCAAGCCAATGCCGCCGAACAAAAACATAAGGAAAGGATGCAGCAACTGTGGGGAAAAGAAAGATTCTGA